In Bradyrhizobium sp. G127, one genomic interval encodes:
- a CDS encoding ABC transporter ATP-binding protein, whose amino-acid sequence MFSIDNLQVHYGLSHIIQGVSIDAQPGEVVGIFGRNGVGKTTLMKTIAGWVAPSGGTITLDGTRLDGLTPDGVCRHGVGFVPEDRRIFPGLSVEENLKLGLMQRAGRSRAEENAEIDRIYQRMPRLAERRRQAGTTLSGGEQQMLAMARVMVGRPRLALIDEPSEGLAPMIVADIFAIIEEMKAGGATILLVEQNVHAALAVADRFYAIERGAVVVTGNAKDSSDKARLLEAIAV is encoded by the coding sequence ATGTTCAGCATCGATAATCTCCAGGTTCACTACGGTCTGTCGCACATCATTCAGGGTGTAAGCATTGACGCGCAGCCCGGCGAAGTCGTTGGTATCTTCGGCCGCAACGGGGTCGGCAAGACGACGTTGATGAAGACAATCGCTGGATGGGTTGCGCCGAGCGGCGGCACGATCACGCTGGATGGCACGCGTCTCGATGGTCTCACGCCGGATGGTGTCTGTCGTCACGGCGTCGGTTTTGTGCCGGAAGACAGGCGGATATTTCCCGGCCTCAGCGTCGAGGAAAATCTCAAGCTCGGTTTGATGCAGCGGGCTGGCCGGTCGCGGGCCGAGGAAAATGCCGAGATTGATCGCATCTATCAGCGGATGCCGCGCCTGGCCGAGCGGCGGCGGCAGGCCGGTACGACCCTATCCGGTGGGGAACAGCAGATGCTGGCCATGGCCCGCGTTATGGTGGGGCGCCCAAGGCTCGCGCTGATCGACGAGCCTAGCGAAGGGCTGGCGCCCATGATTGTTGCAGATATTTTTGCGATTATCGAAGAAATGAAGGCTGGCGGCGCGACGATACTGCTGGTCGAGCAGAACGTGCACGCCGCGCTCGCGGTGGCTGATCGCTTCTATGCCATTGAACGCGGCGCAGTCGTCGTCACCGGAAATGCCAAGGACTCTTCAGACAAGGCGCGGCTGCTGGAAGCCATCGCCGTGTAG
- a CDS encoding HlyD family type I secretion periplasmic adaptor subunit — protein MQQSDFSFANDIRAAAELKTPRTSRILLASSVALILVGLLWAHFAVLDEVKRGNGRVVSSRQIQVVQSLEGGIVLDIAVQEGAIVKQGQVLMRIDDTKFSADLGEVRERRAANAARVARLEAEVQGRDKPAFSDELLRIAPQIVETERNVFAARVKKVSQDIDVLIQQETRLTDSLKLLSREVELTQNLYAQKVVPEIEMLRLQRQASEMRGQLAETQSRITNIKTAFRSQAEEDLAKSRGDLAVLEETTKSAQDRVRRADLKSPVNGIVNKLNVTTVGAVVQPGANLMDIVPLDDSLLVEGRIRPQDIAFIRPAQDAVVKITAYDSSVYGSLKGKVERISADTIADDKPERGEKGETFYRVMVRTDKNYLGTAERPLPIIPGMVATVEVLTGEKSVLDYMIKPARMLRDEALRER, from the coding sequence ATGCAGCAGTCTGATTTTTCTTTCGCAAACGACATTCGTGCCGCTGCCGAGCTCAAGACGCCTCGCACGTCGCGTATCTTGCTGGCATCGAGCGTCGCGCTGATACTGGTGGGATTGCTGTGGGCGCATTTTGCCGTCCTTGACGAGGTCAAGCGCGGCAATGGCCGCGTCGTATCATCCCGGCAAATTCAAGTCGTGCAAAGCCTCGAGGGAGGAATTGTTCTCGACATCGCGGTTCAGGAAGGCGCCATCGTCAAGCAGGGGCAGGTGCTCATGCGGATTGACGATACCAAGTTCTCCGCCGACCTTGGCGAGGTACGGGAACGGCGTGCAGCAAATGCCGCACGCGTGGCCCGTCTTGAAGCGGAGGTTCAGGGACGCGATAAGCCTGCTTTTAGCGATGAGCTCTTGAGGATCGCACCACAAATTGTAGAAACTGAGCGTAACGTTTTCGCAGCGCGAGTTAAGAAGGTGTCTCAGGACATTGACGTTCTGATACAGCAGGAAACCCGGCTCACCGATTCCCTGAAACTACTCAGCCGGGAGGTCGAGCTGACGCAGAATCTCTACGCCCAGAAAGTGGTTCCTGAAATAGAGATGCTGCGGCTTCAGCGTCAGGCCAGTGAAATGCGCGGACAACTCGCGGAAACGCAATCCCGCATCACGAATATCAAGACCGCGTTTCGCTCTCAGGCCGAGGAAGATCTCGCCAAGTCCCGCGGCGATCTTGCCGTCCTCGAAGAAACCACGAAATCTGCGCAGGATCGCGTGCGCCGCGCCGATCTCAAATCACCGGTTAATGGCATCGTCAACAAACTCAACGTGACGACGGTTGGCGCAGTCGTTCAGCCCGGCGCCAATTTGATGGATATTGTTCCTCTTGACGATTCACTGCTCGTGGAAGGACGAATCCGTCCGCAGGACATTGCATTCATTCGTCCAGCGCAGGACGCTGTCGTGAAGATCACCGCGTATGATTCTTCCGTATACGGTTCTCTGAAAGGCAAGGTCGAGCGCATCAGCGCTGACACGATAGCTGACGACAAGCCGGAGCGTGGCGAAAAGGGCGAGACCTTCTATCGCGTCATGGTGCGCACGGATAAGAACTATCTCGGCACGGCGGAGCGCCCTCTTCCGATCATTCCCGGGATGGTCGCCACTGTGGAAGTATTAACGGGAGAGAAATCGGTGCTCGATTACATGATCAAGCCAGCCCGTATGCTGCGCGATGAAGCCCTGCGGGAACGATAA
- a CDS encoding ABC transporter ATP-binding protein: protein MTAVLEVHGLGVAFGGIRAVDGVSFAAEPNAITTVIGPNGAGKSTLFNLISGLIRPHSGRVMLGGVDRTGCAPYLMQRAGLGRSFQITNLFFELTVFENLRLAAQRVEAAGRLLLPVRRSGVALARVEALIERFSLGSKVGELAGALSHGEQRRLEIAVALAAEPSILLLDEPTQGMSHADTADTANLIRDLARDVTILLIEHDIGVVMDISNHIVVMHQGKKLAEGAPAVVRADPAVKAAYFGHA from the coding sequence ATGACGGCTGTTCTCGAAGTTCATGGCCTCGGCGTCGCTTTTGGCGGCATTCGCGCCGTTGACGGTGTGTCCTTCGCCGCTGAACCGAATGCGATCACAACGGTGATCGGCCCGAACGGCGCAGGAAAATCGACGCTGTTCAATCTGATCAGCGGTTTGATCCGGCCCCATTCCGGCCGTGTCATGCTCGGTGGAGTCGACCGTACCGGATGTGCGCCGTATTTGATGCAGCGCGCCGGTCTCGGCCGCTCGTTTCAGATCACCAATCTGTTTTTTGAACTCACGGTGTTTGAAAATTTGAGACTTGCGGCACAGCGTGTTGAGGCAGCAGGTCGCCTGTTGCTGCCGGTCCGCCGCAGTGGTGTCGCTCTGGCGCGCGTGGAAGCGCTGATCGAGCGCTTCTCGCTTGGCTCCAAGGTTGGCGAGTTGGCCGGTGCGTTGTCGCACGGTGAACAGCGGCGCCTCGAAATCGCCGTTGCGCTTGCCGCAGAGCCTTCCATCCTGCTGCTCGACGAGCCGACGCAGGGAATGAGTCATGCGGACACCGCCGACACCGCCAATCTGATCCGCGATCTGGCGCGCGACGTGACTATTCTGCTCATCGAGCACGACATCGGCGTGGTGATGGATATTTCCAACCACATTGTGGTGATGCACCAGGGCAAAAAATTGGCCGAAGGCGCGCCGGCCGTCGTCCGGGCCGATCCGGCCGTCAAGGCCGCATATTTCGGACACGCGTGA
- a CDS encoding ABC transporter substrate-binding protein, whose product MMKTTMLAGLLAATALTSPAAAADPIKIGVVTPLSGTYTPIGQQVRWGLELATKEVNAAGGIMGRQVQLIFEDEEANPSVAVQKAEKLFEVQKVDFLTGTVNSGSTLAVGQTAERAGKLIATTVSFADSITGDKCSPNVFRVNAKAGQQSTALAAWVSKQKPKAKVFFLGPDYEMGRSTVATFKKTVEGLGAVSTGEVFAPLDSKDYTQYFGQLRQAKPEVLYTSVAGNDTVRLLTQMQDFGLLGNLLVVGASGTVTSQNIAAIGAAADGFGTGVGYSTQIDSAENKKFVEAFKAANKADPDLYGADSYGLIYFYKAAVEKAKSTDTDKVRDAMKDLKWMTPQGEKTMRAGDHQAIQPMYVVRVNGGQFKIVGNVGGEEAIGPDECKRF is encoded by the coding sequence ATGATGAAAACAACAATGCTGGCGGGTCTTCTTGCAGCCACCGCCCTGACGAGTCCTGCGGCAGCTGCGGATCCGATCAAGATCGGCGTCGTTACGCCGCTGTCGGGAACCTACACGCCGATCGGTCAGCAGGTCCGCTGGGGACTTGAACTCGCAACCAAGGAAGTGAACGCCGCCGGCGGTATCATGGGCCGTCAGGTGCAGTTGATCTTCGAGGACGAAGAAGCAAATCCCTCTGTCGCTGTGCAGAAGGCGGAAAAACTGTTTGAAGTGCAGAAGGTCGACTTCCTCACCGGCACTGTCAATTCAGGTTCGACCCTCGCAGTCGGGCAGACAGCGGAGCGTGCCGGCAAGCTGATTGCGACGACGGTTTCTTTCGCTGACTCGATCACGGGCGACAAGTGTTCGCCGAACGTGTTCCGCGTGAACGCCAAGGCGGGGCAGCAGTCGACAGCGCTCGCCGCGTGGGTATCGAAGCAGAAGCCCAAAGCCAAAGTCTTCTTCCTCGGACCGGATTACGAAATGGGCCGTTCCACGGTCGCCACCTTTAAGAAGACGGTCGAAGGGCTTGGTGCAGTTTCGACGGGTGAAGTCTTCGCGCCGCTCGACAGCAAGGACTATACACAATACTTCGGACAACTTCGCCAGGCCAAGCCCGAGGTGCTTTATACATCGGTTGCAGGGAACGATACTGTCCGCCTGCTGACGCAGATGCAGGACTTCGGTCTTCTCGGAAATCTTCTCGTCGTCGGCGCTTCCGGCACGGTGACATCGCAGAATATTGCCGCGATCGGCGCCGCTGCGGATGGCTTCGGCACAGGCGTTGGCTATTCGACGCAGATCGACAGTGCGGAGAACAAGAAGTTCGTTGAGGCATTCAAGGCCGCGAACAAGGCCGATCCTGATCTTTACGGAGCCGATAGCTACGGCCTGATCTATTTCTACAAGGCCGCCGTGGAAAAGGCGAAATCGACTGACACCGACAAGGTGCGCGACGCGATGAAGGATCTCAAGTGGATGACGCCGCAGGGTGAAAAGACCATGCGCGCTGGAGATCATCAGGCGATCCAGCCGATGTACGTTGTTCGGGTCAATGGCGGGCAGTTCAAGATCGTCGGCAATGTCGGCGGCGAAGAGGCCATCGGCCCAGACGAGTGTAAGCGTTTCTGA
- a CDS encoding type I secretion system permease/ATPase, whose amino-acid sequence MNLQAPGAIASGQPIYSSVANVDQSDPFTDALLFMAAFHGRAITRDALLSGLPIVDNHLTVNLFSRAALRASLEAEAVKREIADIPSLVLPAVLVLRDKSTRILLRTDGLVAQIINPSTSETITVSIEHLAKDYLGYAFFMRPVAIAGDRVAAAAGGDTLKTHWFWSVVRRFWANYSHVAIAAFIVNMLALAAPLFTMNVYDRVVPNGAIPSLIALAVGLGLAVIFDFIIRTVRSRIIDMTGKKIDVVLAADIFEHVLSIKMAQRPTSVGILANQMRDFDSVREFFTSGTVVSATDLLFALLFIAVLFMVAGPLAWIPVAALPVMIALGFILQRPLNRAVKRLQAESSARHGVLVESLSSIETVRAAGAEARMQSAWERSVAATARSSEDVQFWSSLSLTLAGTAQQLTSLLMIVVGVFLILDGKISMGALIAANMLGGRVLAPISGIAAVITRATQTLSALRSIDKLMSLERERPVGRSYIAREIKGESITFDGVRFKYPNAPLHALDNVTFKINPGERVGIIGRIGSGKTTVGRLISGFYEPDEGRVLIDGVDLRQYDPADLRRGVGFVLQDTDLFYGKLRDNIALGYPAATDAEILEAARLAGVEQFAANHPLGYDLPIAEGGQSLSGGQKQAIGLARALIRKPQILFLDEPTAHFDTRSEAEFLARLKTLANGEMTIIVSTHRLSLLSLVDRLLVFDQGKLIADGPRDLIIAKLQASGRGPSTTEQPTPAATGKNAAV is encoded by the coding sequence TTGAATCTCCAGGCACCGGGTGCAATTGCGTCGGGCCAACCGATCTATTCATCGGTCGCCAATGTCGATCAATCCGACCCATTTACCGACGCTCTGCTCTTCATGGCGGCCTTTCATGGTCGCGCCATTACCCGCGACGCGCTGCTGTCCGGACTTCCTATTGTCGACAACCATCTCACTGTGAACCTCTTCAGCCGGGCTGCGCTTCGAGCGAGTCTGGAAGCCGAAGCGGTCAAGCGCGAAATCGCGGACATCCCGTCGCTTGTGCTACCGGCTGTGCTGGTCCTTCGCGACAAGAGCACCCGCATCTTGCTCCGAACCGACGGGCTTGTGGCCCAAATCATCAATCCTTCCACCAGTGAAACGATCACGGTTTCGATTGAACACCTGGCGAAAGACTATCTCGGCTATGCCTTTTTCATGCGTCCGGTTGCGATAGCCGGCGATCGCGTAGCCGCGGCGGCTGGCGGCGACACGCTCAAGACGCACTGGTTCTGGTCTGTCGTTCGGCGCTTCTGGGCAAACTACAGCCACGTTGCGATCGCTGCCTTTATCGTCAACATGCTGGCGCTTGCCGCGCCGCTTTTCACGATGAATGTGTACGATCGGGTGGTGCCGAATGGAGCGATCCCCTCGCTCATCGCGCTGGCAGTTGGGCTCGGCCTGGCAGTCATTTTTGATTTCATTATCCGGACCGTGCGTAGCCGCATCATCGACATGACCGGCAAGAAGATCGACGTCGTCCTGGCCGCGGATATCTTCGAGCACGTGCTGTCGATCAAGATGGCTCAACGTCCAACCTCTGTCGGCATTCTGGCGAACCAGATGCGGGACTTCGATTCGGTTCGCGAATTCTTCACCTCGGGCACAGTCGTTTCCGCAACCGATCTGCTGTTTGCCCTGCTGTTCATCGCGGTACTGTTCATGGTGGCAGGACCGTTGGCGTGGATTCCGGTGGCCGCACTACCGGTCATGATCGCGCTTGGCTTTATTCTTCAACGGCCACTAAATCGTGCGGTCAAGCGACTACAGGCGGAATCAAGCGCGAGACATGGTGTCCTTGTCGAGTCTCTGTCCTCGATCGAAACGGTCCGCGCGGCGGGCGCCGAAGCCAGAATGCAGAGCGCGTGGGAACGCTCCGTTGCCGCGACTGCCCGGTCCAGCGAGGACGTCCAGTTCTGGTCGAGCCTTTCTTTGACGCTGGCCGGAACGGCGCAGCAGTTAACCAGCCTGCTGATGATCGTCGTCGGCGTCTTCCTCATTCTTGATGGAAAGATCTCGATGGGCGCGCTCATCGCCGCCAACATGCTGGGCGGGCGGGTTCTCGCGCCGATTTCAGGAATCGCCGCTGTTATCACGCGCGCGACGCAGACGCTCAGCGCATTACGGTCTATTGATAAACTAATGTCGCTGGAACGTGAGCGCCCCGTTGGAAGAAGCTACATTGCCCGCGAGATTAAGGGAGAGTCCATCACGTTTGACGGCGTGCGGTTCAAGTATCCAAATGCCCCGCTGCATGCGCTGGACAACGTGACGTTCAAGATCAATCCCGGTGAACGCGTTGGCATCATCGGACGCATCGGCTCCGGCAAGACCACGGTCGGCCGGTTGATCAGCGGTTTTTACGAACCCGACGAAGGGCGTGTTCTCATCGATGGCGTCGATCTGAGGCAATACGATCCGGCAGACCTGCGTCGCGGCGTCGGGTTCGTCTTGCAGGATACCGATCTGTTTTACGGCAAGCTGCGCGACAACATCGCGCTTGGATATCCTGCAGCAACGGACGCAGAGATTCTGGAAGCCGCGCGCCTTGCCGGTGTCGAGCAATTCGCGGCGAACCATCCGCTCGGCTATGACTTGCCGATCGCAGAAGGTGGTCAGAGCCTTTCAGGCGGCCAGAAGCAGGCGATCGGCCTTGCCCGCGCGCTCATTCGCAAGCCGCAAATTTTATTTCTTGACGAGCCTACCGCACACTTCGACACACGAAGCGAAGCGGAATTCTTGGCGCGATTGAAAACGCTCGCCAATGGTGAAATGACCATCATCGTATCGACGCATCGGCTGTCGCTGCTTTCCCTGGTCGATCGGCTGCTGGTCTTCGACCAGGGCAAGCTCATTGCAGATGGGCCGCGTGATCTGATTATCGCAAAATTACAGGCCTCCGGACGAGGCCCCTCGACCACCGAACAACCGACACCAGCAGCGACCGGCAAGAATGCAGCAGTCTGA
- a CDS encoding transglutaminase-like cysteine peptidase has product MSPFPKVPKAIAVACIAVFATLAVAGSAPDAWGKSRKAGAQRADDFLAPMVPPAPGPAKFFTINAVLAKLDRQAKGQSDQVRLASLSPSETLSDIPAPVIQTPAIGLEPFGLFAFRAPEGALWRKWRGVEADVEKEKAVLARCETDADNCPFHAAQFTRLIKAIKTRSGRAQLDEANRGVNTAIRYVSDMTLHGEVDRWSAPLATFAAARGDCEDYAIAKYIALREAGFPIEDMRLVLVRDRSVREDHAVLAARHDGHWLIMDNRRAALIEDNDITSFTPLFAINHRGVHLFATPYAKRIMQDNETTAPAAESEDRDRNIDAKALNQSEPATSGGGFGTTPLLI; this is encoded by the coding sequence ATGTCGCCTTTTCCGAAGGTGCCGAAAGCAATTGCGGTTGCGTGTATTGCTGTGTTCGCAACGCTGGCTGTCGCCGGATCGGCTCCCGATGCATGGGGCAAGTCGCGCAAGGCGGGGGCACAGCGGGCTGATGATTTCCTCGCGCCGATGGTGCCGCCCGCACCAGGACCGGCCAAGTTCTTCACCATCAATGCCGTTCTGGCGAAGCTCGACCGTCAGGCCAAGGGCCAGTCGGATCAGGTCCGCCTCGCCTCGCTGTCGCCCTCGGAAACACTGAGCGACATACCTGCGCCAGTTATCCAGACCCCGGCGATCGGTTTGGAGCCCTTCGGCCTGTTCGCATTCCGCGCGCCGGAAGGTGCGCTTTGGCGGAAATGGCGTGGCGTCGAGGCCGACGTCGAGAAGGAAAAAGCAGTTCTCGCCCGTTGCGAAACCGATGCGGACAATTGTCCCTTTCACGCTGCCCAATTTACACGGCTCATCAAGGCGATCAAAACCAGGAGCGGCCGCGCGCAACTCGATGAAGCCAATCGCGGCGTGAACACCGCGATCCGTTATGTCAGCGACATGACGCTGCACGGTGAGGTCGATCGCTGGAGCGCCCCGCTTGCGACGTTCGCGGCAGCGCGCGGCGACTGTGAGGATTATGCGATCGCGAAATATATCGCACTGCGCGAGGCCGGCTTTCCGATCGAAGATATGCGGCTTGTTCTGGTGCGCGACCGGTCCGTCCGGGAAGATCACGCCGTCCTGGCCGCACGGCATGACGGTCACTGGCTGATTATGGACAACCGTCGCGCGGCACTCATTGAGGATAACGATATCACATCGTTCACTCCGTTGTTTGCGATCAATCATCGCGGCGTCCATCTGTTCGCCACCCCGTATGCGAAGCGGATCATGCAGGACAACGAGACCACCGCTCCCGCCGCTGAAAGCGAGGATCGCGATCGCAACATCGATGCGAAAGCGCTTAACCAGAGCGAGCCAGCGACATCAGGCGGCGGCTTCGGCACCACGCCACTGCTCATCTAA
- a CDS encoding TolC family outer membrane protein gives MRRIFLAILPAYLAGVAPGVAEQFSINDAILQAIQTNPGVGEAAANRRATETELRQTQSTLLPQVRLEAKYGPEKFNQGIVPAPTGNDAWRNGRDASVVVRQILFDGFASINDIWRQSARVNAAAFRVRERTELIALDAAEAYIDVVRYLRLVALAQQNVQNHESIFSNVNSRYAGGRAGEGDLQQALERVESAKAALAEFQRSLEDARAKYRKVVGLEAYNLRFPAALGGMPADKDASLAVALRHNPTIQAAQADTDAARHAFRVTDGAFVPTVSLEGRASTGVDANTYVGRREDVSGKVVMSWDIFRGGQDTWRRAEMAERYTEQTMRHARLQRDALESIDKAWAARTITATRVAALVRQLAADKKAIAAYRKEYELGQRSLIDLLNAENQYFNAAVSLTSSRGVIVFADYQLLAAMGSLLEYLKTAPPVDAAPLDVIPLGLLPTKLPPIIVSLPPTGSAPLNVAADPAPVEVNPAAPPVIIYGERWQRWSGIPGINGAKAWLAQKGQATDNELPVALTAPENDTRAMSFASSEAFEPRQTGTPRWLGIALQGIKTNP, from the coding sequence ATGCGACGTATTTTTTTAGCGATATTGCCTGCGTACTTAGCTGGAGTAGCTCCCGGAGTTGCGGAGCAATTTTCCATTAACGACGCGATTCTTCAGGCCATTCAAACCAATCCGGGCGTCGGCGAAGCGGCGGCAAACCGTCGTGCGACCGAAACAGAGCTGCGGCAGACCCAAAGCACACTGTTACCGCAGGTAAGGCTCGAAGCGAAATACGGCCCCGAGAAATTCAACCAGGGCATCGTACCCGCCCCGACGGGTAATGATGCCTGGCGCAATGGCCGCGATGCCTCTGTCGTTGTGCGCCAGATTCTTTTTGACGGATTTGCATCGATCAACGACATCTGGCGGCAATCCGCCCGCGTCAACGCGGCCGCATTTCGCGTGCGGGAGCGAACCGAACTGATCGCGCTCGACGCAGCCGAAGCCTACATCGATGTCGTGCGATATCTTCGTCTGGTGGCGCTGGCTCAGCAAAATGTCCAGAACCACGAAAGCATCTTTTCTAACGTGAACTCCCGCTACGCGGGTGGACGTGCTGGCGAAGGCGACCTGCAGCAGGCTCTTGAGCGCGTTGAAAGTGCGAAGGCTGCGCTTGCTGAATTCCAGCGCAGTCTCGAGGACGCCCGCGCCAAATACCGGAAGGTCGTTGGGCTGGAGGCTTACAATCTTCGTTTCCCTGCCGCTCTGGGAGGAATGCCTGCCGACAAGGACGCATCGCTCGCAGTGGCGCTACGCCACAACCCGACCATCCAGGCAGCCCAGGCCGATACCGACGCTGCGCGTCATGCGTTTCGCGTAACAGACGGCGCGTTCGTTCCGACGGTTTCGCTTGAAGGACGCGCCTCCACGGGCGTCGATGCAAATACTTATGTCGGAAGGCGCGAGGACGTCTCAGGCAAGGTCGTCATGTCGTGGGACATCTTCCGCGGCGGCCAGGATACATGGCGCCGGGCGGAAATGGCCGAGCGATACACCGAACAGACCATGCGCCATGCCAGACTTCAGCGGGACGCACTGGAATCCATCGACAAGGCCTGGGCCGCGCGCACCATTACGGCAACGCGTGTGGCCGCACTGGTCCGGCAGCTTGCGGCCGACAAGAAAGCGATCGCCGCCTATCGCAAGGAATACGAACTGGGACAACGGTCGTTGATCGATCTGCTAAACGCCGAGAACCAGTACTTCAACGCCGCCGTCTCTCTCACCTCATCCCGCGGTGTCATTGTCTTTGCTGACTATCAGCTGCTGGCTGCGATGGGCTCGCTTCTCGAATATCTGAAGACCGCGCCGCCCGTGGACGCTGCTCCGCTCGATGTCATTCCGCTCGGGCTTCTGCCGACCAAACTTCCTCCGATTATCGTTTCCCTCCCGCCGACCGGATCTGCCCCGCTGAACGTTGCGGCCGATCCGGCACCTGTGGAGGTTAACCCTGCCGCTCCGCCCGTGATCATCTATGGTGAACGCTGGCAGCGCTGGTCCGGCATTCCGGGGATCAACGGAGCCAAGGCATGGCTAGCCCAGAAGGGTCAGGCCACCGATAACGAACTTCCTGTGGCCCTGACGGCTCCCGAGAACGACACACGCGCAATGTCCTTTGCCTCGAGCGAGGCCTTTGAGCCCCGGCAAACGGGAACCCCCAGATGGTTAGGGATCGCCCTTCAAGGCATTAAGACTAACCCCTGA
- a CDS encoding branched-chain amino acid ABC transporter permease, producing the protein MTGLLEYLQFVLAPQMITGLALGVAVVLVALGLTIIFGLLDVINMAHGEFYAVGAYLALALGASGISFWLLLVLVPLLMLPIGYAVERGLIQRVFNLPDRHVTTLLLTFGLGLVIEEGLKIVFGSNTQRPPTPVSGAIDVMGVLLPTYRLFLIAVGFAIVAAVAIVVNKTRLGALVRAAAFDRNMAASLGVPVSRVFAFTFAFGVALAGLAGVLLAPIYSVFPTMGRDFIFLAFTVVIVGGMGSIAGAVVAGLLITQVQAISSLIVSPVWSDPIVFSIMVLVLVVRPQGLFGRLGHG; encoded by the coding sequence ATGACCGGATTGCTTGAATACCTTCAGTTCGTCCTTGCGCCGCAAATGATCACGGGCCTTGCGCTCGGGGTTGCGGTGGTTCTGGTCGCGCTCGGCCTCACCATCATTTTCGGTCTCCTCGACGTCATCAACATGGCTCATGGCGAATTCTATGCCGTTGGTGCCTATCTCGCTTTGGCCCTTGGCGCATCGGGCATCAGCTTCTGGCTGCTGCTTGTCCTCGTTCCGCTGCTGATGCTCCCGATTGGATATGCGGTCGAGCGAGGCTTGATCCAGCGTGTGTTCAATCTGCCCGACCGGCATGTCACGACGCTGCTGCTGACATTCGGCCTTGGTCTTGTCATTGAGGAGGGGCTGAAGATTGTTTTCGGCTCGAACACCCAGCGGCCTCCCACGCCTGTCTCGGGAGCAATCGATGTCATGGGCGTTCTGTTGCCGACGTATCGGCTCTTTCTGATCGCTGTTGGCTTTGCCATCGTAGCAGCCGTTGCCATCGTCGTTAACAAGACGCGGCTTGGTGCTTTAGTGCGCGCCGCTGCATTTGACCGCAACATGGCGGCGTCGCTCGGTGTGCCGGTGTCGCGGGTCTTTGCGTTTACCTTTGCATTCGGCGTAGCGCTCGCCGGCCTCGCCGGGGTGCTGCTGGCGCCAATCTATTCGGTGTTTCCGACCATGGGGCGGGATTTTATTTTTCTCGCTTTCACCGTGGTGATCGTCGGCGGCATGGGCTCGATTGCAGGAGCGGTGGTTGCTGGTCTCCTGATTACGCAGGTACAGGCGATCTCCAGTCTGATCGTCTCACCGGTCTGGAGTGATCCGATTGTCTTCAGCATCATGGTATTGGTGCTGGTGGTTCGGCCACAGGGTTTGTTCGGGCGGCTCGGCCATGGGTAA
- a CDS encoding branched-chain amino acid ABC transporter permease, producing MGNSASPPHQEPADRLGLSMRASHVLVAIFVIAALIFAAIGAAMGDTFFLRLATEALIFAGLALSVDILLGYTGLLSLGQALYFGMGAYISAVVLKEIPSFWVAMGIVLVASLIVGMIAGLIANRVRGVYFALVTFGLAQVAARAVYNTRALGASDGLIGVPIVPINLGVGTIMSNAPASFFIFTLGFIVVLYLICAYVLDTPFGRILVALRANERRVPFLGYSTRNARVAAYVLAAVVASLSGALYPMLRGFVSPELMFFTTSGNAVITVVTGGVGTLAGALYGGVILTVLKSVIGSMTEHHLIVIGLLFMATVIFLPKGLMGLVRPRIERMLGGGGR from the coding sequence ATGGGTAACTCGGCGTCGCCGCCCCATCAGGAACCGGCCGACCGGCTCGGTCTATCAATGCGGGCAAGTCATGTTCTCGTTGCCATCTTCGTGATTGCCGCGTTGATCTTCGCCGCGATCGGTGCAGCGATGGGAGATACGTTCTTTCTTCGACTCGCCACCGAAGCATTGATTTTTGCCGGACTGGCACTCTCCGTCGATATTCTGCTCGGATACACGGGCCTGCTGTCGCTCGGTCAGGCACTTTATTTCGGAATGGGCGCATACATCTCGGCCGTTGTTCTGAAGGAGATACCGTCCTTCTGGGTCGCGATGGGCATCGTCCTCGTTGCGTCGTTGATTGTCGGCATGATTGCCGGTCTCATCGCCAACCGTGTGCGTGGCGTCTATTTTGCGCTTGTCACGTTCGGTCTCGCACAGGTCGCGGCCCGCGCCGTCTACAATACCCGCGCGCTGGGTGCATCGGACGGCCTGATCGGCGTACCGATCGTACCGATCAATCTCGGTGTCGGAACCATCATGTCGAACGCGCCAGCGAGCTTCTTCATCTTCACGCTCGGATTCATCGTGGTTCTTTATCTGATCTGCGCCTACGTGCTCGACACGCCGTTCGGTCGCATTCTCGTGGCATTGCGGGCCAATGAGCGCCGCGTACCGTTCCTCGGCTATTCGACGCGCAACGCGCGGGTAGCGGCCTACGTGCTCGCGGCAGTGGTCGCATCCCTGTCGGGCGCGCTTTATCCGATGCTGCGCGGGTTCGTTTCGCCCGAACTGATGTTCTTCACGACATCGGGCAACGCGGTGATTACCGTGGTCACCGGCGGCGTCGGAACGTTGGCTGGCGCACTGTACGGTGGCGTTATTCTCACGGTGCTGAAGTCCGTTATCGGTTCGATGACAGAGCACCATCTTATTGTCATCGGCCTTTTGTTTATGGCAACCGTGATCTTCCTGCCGAAAGGTCTGATGGGTCTCGTCAGGCCACGGATCGAGCGCATGCTGGGCGGAGGGGGGCGATGA